The proteins below are encoded in one region of Caballeronia sp. SL2Y3:
- a CDS encoding response regulator transcription factor, giving the protein MRVAVLQTDPSYRNLIAEVVKRLGHTVVTFGDGLLLSKALSRSTVDLLILDWNSTGLCGLDLLKSVRSSFGERVPVMFATADGAEHNVVCALTAGADDFVVYPIRPGEFGARVEALLRRAYPTTSSACLEIGPYRFDSRQQTVTVRGRPVQLSGTQFRLAQLFFSNIGRVLSRDHIFAMVWGREFRETTRTIDSHVSRLRLALEIEPVNHFRLQPVYKSGYRLLHLYDDGEDAGDDRVETEHARIAA; this is encoded by the coding sequence ATGCGCGTCGCCGTTTTGCAAACCGACCCAAGTTACCGAAATCTCATCGCCGAAGTCGTCAAACGACTCGGACACACTGTCGTCACCTTCGGCGACGGCCTGCTGCTTTCCAAGGCGCTGTCCCGCTCGACCGTGGATCTGCTGATCCTCGACTGGAACTCGACGGGTCTGTGCGGACTCGATCTGCTGAAATCCGTGCGCTCGAGCTTCGGCGAGCGCGTTCCCGTCATGTTCGCCACTGCGGACGGCGCGGAGCACAACGTCGTCTGCGCGCTGACGGCGGGCGCGGACGACTTCGTGGTCTATCCCATCCGTCCGGGCGAGTTCGGCGCGCGTGTCGAAGCGTTGCTGCGCCGCGCGTATCCGACGACTTCCAGCGCGTGCCTGGAGATCGGGCCGTATCGCTTCGATTCGCGCCAGCAGACCGTCACCGTGCGCGGCCGCCCGGTGCAATTGAGCGGCACGCAATTCCGGCTGGCGCAGCTATTCTTCTCGAATATCGGCCGCGTGTTATCGCGCGATCACATTTTCGCGATGGTCTGGGGCCGCGAATTCCGCGAAACCACGCGCACCATAGATAGCCATGTGTCGCGTTTGCGTCTCGCGCTGGAGATCGAGCCGGTGAATCACTTCCGCCTGCAGCCGGTGTATAAGAGCGGCTATCGGCTGCTCCATCTTTACGACGACGGCGAAGACGCGGGCGACGATCGCGTGGAAACGGAGCATGCGCGAATCGCTGCTTGA
- a CDS encoding DUF2628 domain-containing protein, which yields MNQINEQAAPETDTRPASFQLDRDMALFVGKNIDYYSRKWVIQNPRTSKLTWNGAAFLLGPVWLVYRKMHWQAAAYIAIAVACTVATSSLSDGINHALSYAFPVTMGFSGNLIYLAHVEKVRKKVSDSPLPAEIRDAELVRRGGTNPVAAWLLGIAIIVLTAVAVISA from the coding sequence ATGAATCAAATCAACGAGCAAGCCGCACCGGAAACCGACACACGCCCCGCATCATTCCAGCTTGATCGCGACATGGCACTGTTCGTCGGAAAGAACATCGATTACTACAGTCGCAAATGGGTGATTCAAAACCCGCGCACGTCGAAGCTAACCTGGAACGGCGCCGCGTTCCTCTTAGGGCCGGTCTGGCTCGTGTACAGGAAAATGCACTGGCAAGCCGCCGCATACATTGCGATCGCTGTGGCTTGCACCGTAGCGACGTCTTCGCTGAGTGATGGCATCAATCATGCGCTTTCTTACGCGTTTCCGGTGACAATGGGGTTCAGCGGTAATTTAATTTACCTCGCGCACGTCGAGAAGGTTCGCAAGAAGGTCAGCGATTCTCCCTTACCGGCTGAAATACGCGACGCCGAGCTAGTCCGTCGCGGAGGCACGAATCCCGTCGCCGCGTGGCTTCTCGGTATTGCAATTATCGTGCTTACGGCCGTGGCGGTAATCAGCGCGTGA
- a CDS encoding DUF333 domain-containing protein, with the protein MFKLATSFAVAVLLAACMSPAPSATGVTADQPAPRANPQIGLPNPASTNCIRRGGTLRIVDSGDGQIGICRFPSGKSCEEWALLRGQCSPDQE; encoded by the coding sequence ATGTTCAAACTCGCCACCTCATTCGCCGTTGCTGTTCTATTGGCCGCGTGCATGTCGCCTGCCCCTTCCGCCACCGGCGTTACTGCAGACCAGCCCGCCCCGCGGGCCAATCCGCAGATAGGACTTCCAAACCCCGCTTCCACGAATTGCATCCGCCGAGGCGGGACGCTGCGAATCGTCGATAGTGGCGACGGCCAGATCGGCATATGCCGCTTTCCAAGCGGCAAGTCGTGCGAGGAATGGGCGCTGCTTCGCGGCCAATGCTCGCCAGATCAGGAGTAA
- a CDS encoding S1C family serine protease, with product MGSRPQFIDDLARGPQDAPQSQPQPLDDTPLLDAYSRTVIGALERVQQAVVFISVERELADARGARRQAGGTGSGFIFTPDGYLLTNSHVVHGATRITVTLADGAHFHADLVGDDPGSDLAVLRIGSPEPLPHVELGESGKLRVGQIAIAVGNPLGLAQTVTTGVVSALGRSLRSTSGRMIYDVIQTDAALNPGNSGGPLINSAGQVIGVNTAIISGAQAISFATAIDTAKWVIMQIFAYGRVRRAYIGVAGTTAPVSRRVQRFFGLTSASAVHVMEVVKGSPAALGGLRTGDRIVAVDGVSVDSVDGLQRALDASRIERAVKVAVLRGTQMIDVDVTPVEQTG from the coding sequence ATGGGAAGCCGGCCACAATTCATCGACGATCTTGCGCGCGGCCCGCAAGACGCCCCGCAGTCACAGCCGCAGCCGCTCGACGACACTCCGCTGCTCGACGCGTATTCGCGCACGGTGATCGGCGCGCTCGAACGCGTGCAGCAGGCCGTCGTTTTCATTTCGGTCGAGCGCGAACTGGCCGATGCCCGCGGCGCGCGCCGTCAGGCGGGCGGCACCGGCTCGGGGTTCATCTTCACCCCCGACGGTTATCTGCTGACCAACAGCCACGTCGTTCACGGCGCGACGCGCATTACCGTGACGCTCGCTGACGGCGCGCACTTTCACGCCGATCTCGTCGGCGACGATCCGGGCAGCGATCTCGCGGTGCTGCGCATCGGCTCGCCGGAGCCGCTGCCGCATGTCGAGCTCGGGGAATCCGGGAAGCTGCGGGTCGGCCAGATCGCAATCGCGGTGGGCAATCCGCTCGGCCTTGCGCAGACGGTGACGACAGGCGTCGTCTCGGCGCTCGGACGGTCGCTTCGCTCGACCTCCGGCCGCATGATCTACGATGTGATCCAGACCGATGCCGCGCTCAATCCCGGCAACTCGGGCGGTCCGCTCATCAATTCGGCGGGACAGGTGATCGGCGTGAACACGGCCATTATTTCGGGCGCGCAGGCCATTTCGTTCGCGACTGCCATCGATACGGCCAAGTGGGTCATCATGCAGATTTTCGCGTACGGACGCGTCCGGCGCGCCTACATCGGCGTGGCGGGAACGACCGCGCCGGTGTCGCGGCGCGTGCAACGCTTCTTCGGGCTGACCTCGGCGAGCGCGGTCCACGTGATGGAAGTCGTCAAGGGCAGTCCGGCCGCGCTGGGCGGGCTGCGCACGGGCGACCGTATCGTTGCGGTGGATGGCGTGAGCGTCGATAGCGTCGACGGTTTGCAGCGCGCGCTGGATGCATCGCGTATCGAGCGCGCGGTGAAGGTCGCGGTGCTGCGCGGCACGCAGATGATCGATGTCGACGTGACGCCGGTCGAGCAGACGGGATGA
- a CDS encoding DUF4922 domain-containing protein gives MSSTSLPEAPSWQDVVDQTARALACGALRPFETIERVVEEGGVRFLVRQAANLARKDEAAKLAAKSATDAASAWRDPFSPCEDALRVGDIGERHFLLLNKFNVIAHHLLIVTTQFEPQEALLDTDDFAALLACLNPYDGLGFYNGGAVAGSSQPHKHMQMVRLPLDGLRAPIEPLIANARNGAIFRVPGLAFGHAAAWLDDSSGNTPHRAHDTYRRLLDAIGVEPLDVAGATHQAAPYNLLITRRWMLAVPRTVPDVEGIAINALGFAGSFFVRDDAQRRIVETLGPMNLLARAARA, from the coding sequence ATGAGCTCAACCTCACTGCCAGAAGCGCCTTCATGGCAAGACGTCGTCGATCAGACGGCGCGCGCGCTCGCGTGCGGCGCGCTGCGTCCGTTCGAGACGATCGAGCGCGTCGTCGAGGAAGGCGGCGTGCGCTTTCTCGTGCGGCAAGCGGCCAATCTCGCGCGCAAGGACGAGGCCGCGAAGCTCGCGGCCAAGTCTGCCACCGATGCTGCAAGCGCGTGGCGCGATCCGTTCTCGCCATGCGAGGACGCGTTGCGCGTCGGCGATATCGGCGAGAGGCACTTTCTGTTGCTGAACAAGTTCAATGTCATTGCGCACCATCTGCTGATCGTGACGACGCAGTTCGAGCCGCAAGAAGCCCTTCTCGACACGGACGATTTCGCCGCCCTGCTCGCGTGCCTGAACCCGTACGACGGGCTCGGCTTCTACAACGGCGGCGCCGTCGCCGGATCGAGCCAGCCGCACAAACACATGCAGATGGTGCGGCTGCCGCTCGATGGTCTTCGAGCGCCCATTGAACCGTTGATCGCTAACGCGCGAAACGGCGCGATCTTCCGCGTGCCGGGGCTCGCGTTCGGTCACGCGGCGGCGTGGCTCGACGACTCGTCCGGGAACACGCCGCACCGCGCGCACGACACTTATCGACGGTTACTGGACGCAATCGGCGTCGAACCGCTGGACGTCGCCGGGGCAACGCATCAGGCCGCGCCGTACAACTTGCTTATCACCCGCCGCTGGATGCTCGCCGTGCCGCGCACGGTGCCCGACGTCGAAGGCATCGCAATCAACGCGCTCGGCTTCGCCGGTTCGTTTTTCGTGCGGGACGACGCCCAGCGCCGCATCGTCGAGACGCTCGGGCCGATGAACCTGCTCGCCCGCGCCGCGCGGGCTTGA
- a CDS encoding Lrp/AsnC family transcriptional regulator — protein MSTQAKQRLDRIDIGILNALQHNARITNSELARAVNLSPTPCFNRVRALEKAGLFRQHVTLLSPEALGLSINVFIQVSLEKQIKDALARFEQAISERPEVMECYLMTGDADYLLRVVLPDVAALERFILERLTKMPGVSNIRSSFALKQVRYKTALPLPASGLTLPEPKNGEEDWA, from the coding sequence ATGAGCACCCAGGCGAAGCAGCGGTTAGACCGCATCGACATCGGCATTCTCAACGCGCTTCAGCACAATGCGCGCATCACGAATTCGGAGCTTGCGCGCGCCGTCAATCTGTCGCCGACGCCGTGCTTCAATCGCGTGCGGGCGCTGGAGAAAGCCGGGCTTTTCAGGCAACACGTCACGCTGCTCAGTCCCGAGGCGCTGGGACTCAGCATCAACGTGTTCATTCAAGTGAGTCTGGAGAAGCAGATCAAGGACGCGCTGGCGCGCTTCGAGCAGGCGATCAGCGAGCGCCCGGAGGTCATGGAGTGTTATCTGATGACCGGCGATGCCGACTATCTGCTTCGCGTGGTGCTGCCCGACGTGGCGGCGCTGGAGCGCTTCATTCTGGAGCGGCTCACGAAGATGCCGGGCGTGTCGAATATCCGCTCGAGCTTTGCCCTCAAGCAGGTGCGCTACAAGACGGCGCTGCCGCTGCCTGCGTCCGGCCTGACGTTGCCCGAGCCGAAGAACGGAGAGGAAGACTGGGCGTGA
- the mdeB gene encoding alpha-ketoglutarate dehydrogenase has protein sequence MTDLSNGTSQLLSLARGREDADPGETAEWLDALDAVVAHVGKERAQYLFDRLAEHALSVGVESARARATPYANTIPVEQQPPYPGNFDIEEKLAGVLRWNALAMVVRANRAYGELGGHIASYASAADLFEVGFNHFFRAAGENHGGDLVYFQPHSSPGVYARAFLEGFLDEAHLQHYRREIGGPGLCSYPHPWLMPDFWQFPTGSMGIGPINSIYQARFMRYLENRGLKQTEGRKVWGFFGDGEMDEPESIGALSLASRERLDNLVFVINCNLQRLDGPVRSNGRIVDELEAQFTGAGWNVIKVLWGSDWDALFARDRTGALLRAFAHTVDGQFQTFSANDGRYNRERFFGQNPELAALAAHLSDEDIDRLRRGGHDVRKLHAAYAKALAHAGQPTVILAKTMKGFGMGTVGQGRMTTHQQKKLDLDDLKAFRDRFRLPLSDADVEALKFYKPADDAPEMRYLHERRAALGGYLPRRRPKASESLVPPALGTWAQFALDSAGKEMSTTMAFVRMLGSLMKDATLGPRIVPVVADEARTFGMANLFRQVGIYSPLGQLYEPEDMGSMLYYREDTRGQILEEGISEAGAISSWIAAATSYSVHDLPMLPFYIYYSMFGFQRIGDLIFAAADQRSRGFLIGATSGRTTLGGEGLQHQDGTSHLTASTIPNCRAYDPAFAYEVAAIVDEGMQEMLTRQRDVFYYVTVTNENYAQPSAPGKTLDAATREGILRGIHRISGDDEASRAQVQLLGSGAILNEAIAARAMLEADWNIAAAVWSVTSYAELHRDGAACERMDRLSDDAPTPYVTRALQASRGPVIAATDYVRAVPELIRAYVPRRYVTLGTDGFGRSDTRQSLRAFFEVDRVAIVLSALKALADDGLIERAVLRLAREKYGATHAERDAPWTR, from the coding sequence ATGACCGACTTGTCGAACGGAACCAGTCAGCTTCTTTCTCTTGCGCGGGGGCGTGAAGACGCCGACCCCGGCGAAACAGCCGAGTGGCTCGATGCGCTCGACGCGGTGGTGGCCCACGTCGGCAAGGAGCGCGCGCAATATTTGTTCGACCGCCTCGCGGAGCACGCGCTGTCGGTCGGCGTCGAATCGGCGCGGGCGCGCGCGACGCCGTACGCCAACACCATTCCTGTCGAACAGCAGCCGCCGTATCCGGGCAACTTCGACATCGAAGAGAAGCTCGCCGGCGTGCTGCGCTGGAACGCGCTGGCGATGGTGGTGCGCGCGAACCGCGCCTACGGCGAACTCGGCGGCCATATTGCGAGCTACGCGTCGGCCGCGGATCTCTTCGAAGTGGGCTTCAACCACTTCTTTCGCGCAGCGGGAGAGAACCACGGCGGCGATCTCGTCTACTTTCAGCCACACTCGTCGCCGGGCGTGTATGCGAGAGCCTTTCTCGAAGGCTTCCTCGATGAAGCGCACTTGCAGCACTACCGGCGCGAGATCGGCGGGCCGGGGCTGTGCTCGTATCCGCATCCGTGGCTGATGCCTGATTTCTGGCAGTTTCCGACCGGCTCCATGGGCATCGGGCCGATCAACTCCATCTACCAAGCGCGCTTCATGCGCTATTTGGAGAACCGTGGCCTGAAGCAGACGGAAGGGCGCAAGGTCTGGGGCTTTTTCGGCGATGGCGAGATGGACGAGCCCGAGTCGATCGGCGCGCTGTCGCTGGCTTCGCGTGAACGGCTCGACAACCTCGTGTTCGTCATCAACTGCAATCTGCAGCGGCTGGACGGGCCGGTGCGCAGCAACGGGCGCATCGTCGACGAACTCGAAGCGCAGTTCACCGGCGCGGGCTGGAATGTCATCAAGGTGCTGTGGGGATCGGACTGGGATGCGCTTTTCGCCCGCGACCGCACCGGCGCGCTGCTGCGCGCGTTCGCCCATACCGTCGACGGCCAGTTTCAGACGTTCTCCGCCAACGACGGCCGCTACAACCGCGAGCGCTTCTTCGGCCAAAACCCGGAACTGGCCGCGCTTGCCGCGCATTTGTCGGATGAAGACATCGACCGTTTGCGGCGCGGCGGCCACGACGTGCGCAAGCTGCATGCGGCCTATGCGAAGGCGCTGGCGCACGCTGGCCAGCCGACGGTGATCCTCGCGAAGACGATGAAAGGCTTCGGCATGGGAACGGTCGGGCAGGGCCGCATGACCACGCATCAGCAGAAGAAGCTGGATCTGGACGACCTGAAGGCGTTCCGTGACCGCTTTCGCCTGCCGCTTTCCGATGCCGACGTCGAGGCGCTGAAGTTCTACAAGCCCGCCGACGACGCGCCGGAGATGCGCTATCTGCACGAACGCCGCGCGGCGCTCGGCGGCTACCTGCCGCGACGACGCCCGAAGGCGTCGGAATCGCTCGTGCCGCCCGCGCTCGGCACTTGGGCGCAATTCGCGCTCGACAGCGCCGGCAAGGAGATGTCCACGACCATGGCGTTCGTGCGCATGCTCGGCAGTCTGATGAAGGACGCGACGCTCGGCCCGCGCATCGTGCCGGTGGTGGCCGACGAGGCGCGCACCTTCGGCATGGCGAATCTGTTCCGGCAAGTGGGCATCTATTCGCCGCTCGGCCAGCTTTACGAGCCGGAAGACATGGGCTCGATGCTCTACTACCGCGAGGACACGCGCGGGCAGATTCTCGAGGAGGGCATCTCAGAGGCGGGCGCGATTTCGTCGTGGATCGCGGCGGCGACGTCGTATAGCGTCCACGACCTGCCGATGCTGCCGTTCTACATCTACTACTCGATGTTCGGCTTTCAGCGCATCGGCGATCTGATTTTCGCGGCGGCGGACCAGCGTTCGCGCGGCTTTCTGATCGGCGCGACGTCCGGGCGCACGACGCTCGGCGGCGAGGGCTTGCAGCATCAGGACGGCACGAGTCATCTGACGGCATCGACCATTCCGAACTGCCGCGCGTACGATCCGGCGTTCGCGTACGAAGTCGCGGCGATCGTCGACGAGGGCATGCAGGAGATGTTGACGCGCCAACGCGACGTTTTCTACTACGTCACCGTCACGAACGAGAACTACGCGCAACCCTCCGCGCCCGGCAAGACGCTCGATGCGGCCACGCGCGAAGGCATTCTGCGCGGCATCCACCGCATTTCCGGCGACGACGAGGCGAGTCGCGCTCAGGTGCAACTGCTCGGTTCGGGCGCGATTCTGAACGAGGCGATCGCCGCGCGCGCCATGCTCGAAGCCGACTGGAACATCGCGGCGGCCGTGTGGAGCGTGACGAGTTATGCGGAACTGCATCGCGATGGCGCGGCGTGCGAGCGCATGGACCGCCTCTCCGACGACGCGCCGACGCCCTATGTGACGCGTGCGCTTCAGGCATCGCGCGGGCCGGTGATCGCCGCGACCGACTACGTGCGCGCGGTGCCCGAGTTAATCCGCGCCTATGTGCCGCGCCGTTACGTGACGCTCGGCACGGACGGGTTCGGGCGCAGCGACACGCGGCAGTCGCTGCGCGCCTTCTTCGAAGTGGATCGCGTGGCCATCGTGCTTTCGGCGCTGAAAGCCCTGGCGGACGACGGCCTGATCGAGCGCGCGGTGCTGCGGCTCGCACGGGAGAAGTACGGCGCGACGCATGCCGAACGCGACGCTCCGTGGACGCGCTAG
- a CDS encoding phosphoribosyltransferase, with the protein MNSTFKDRREAGRELATLLADYANRDDVIVLGLPRGGVPVAFEVASALGAALDVLIVRKLGVPSQPELAMGAIASGDAFFLDDRIVAYAGVSKPEVDAVIESERAELARREAMYRGLRPPLDTAGKVAIVVDDGMATGATLRAAAISLRNGGAPPARVIAALPVAPLDAASRFTEVVDSCVCVLQPRHFMGVGQFYIDFEQTSDDEVRALLGLSA; encoded by the coding sequence ATGAACTCCACCTTCAAGGACCGGCGCGAGGCCGGCCGCGAACTCGCCACGCTGCTCGCGGACTACGCGAACCGCGACGACGTGATCGTGCTCGGCCTTCCGCGCGGCGGCGTGCCGGTAGCCTTCGAAGTGGCGAGCGCGCTGGGCGCCGCGCTGGACGTGCTCATCGTGCGAAAACTGGGCGTGCCGTCGCAACCCGAGCTTGCGATGGGCGCGATCGCATCCGGCGACGCCTTCTTTCTCGATGACCGCATCGTCGCCTATGCGGGGGTGAGCAAGCCCGAAGTCGACGCCGTGATCGAAAGCGAGCGCGCCGAATTGGCCCGGCGCGAAGCGATGTATCGCGGATTGCGTCCGCCGCTCGATACCGCCGGCAAGGTCGCAATCGTCGTGGACGACGGCATGGCCACCGGCGCCACTCTGCGCGCGGCCGCGATATCGCTGCGCAACGGCGGCGCCCCGCCCGCGCGGGTGATTGCGGCGTTGCCGGTCGCGCCGCTGGATGCGGCGTCGCGTTTCACCGAAGTCGTCGATTCATGCGTCTGCGTGCTTCAGCCGCGTCACTTCATGGGCGTCGGGCAGTTCTACATCGACTTCGAGCAGACGAGCGACGACGAAGTGCGCGCGCTCCTAGGACTCAGCGCCTAG
- a CDS encoding NAD(P)-dependent oxidoreductase, producing the protein MSRIAIIGATGNVGSRLTHEALRRGHAVTALARDTSKLEKREGLDARNVDALDLDALADAIAGHDAVFSATRFSTVPESAIVGAVKRAGVERLLVVGGAGSLYLAPGQRVLDAPGFPDSYRAEATAGAAFLDALRRDRELNWTFVSPSAEFVSGPRTQRFRIGVDELLVDANGRSWISFDDFAIAFLDEFERGAHIKQRFTVGY; encoded by the coding sequence ATGAGCAGGATCGCAATCATCGGCGCCACCGGCAATGTCGGAAGCCGGCTCACGCACGAAGCGTTGCGGCGCGGACACGCCGTGACGGCCCTCGCCCGCGACACGTCGAAGCTGGAAAAGCGCGAAGGTCTCGACGCGCGAAACGTGGATGCACTCGATCTCGACGCGCTCGCCGATGCCATCGCCGGCCACGACGCCGTCTTCAGCGCGACGCGTTTCTCGACGGTGCCCGAGAGCGCGATCGTGGGCGCGGTGAAGCGCGCGGGGGTGGAGCGGCTGCTCGTCGTGGGCGGCGCGGGCAGTCTGTATCTGGCGCCCGGCCAGCGCGTTCTCGACGCGCCGGGCTTTCCCGACTCCTACCGAGCGGAAGCGACAGCAGGCGCCGCGTTTCTCGACGCCCTGCGCCGCGACCGCGAGCTGAACTGGACGTTCGTGTCGCCGTCGGCGGAGTTCGTGAGCGGCCCGCGCACGCAGCGGTTCCGCATTGGCGTAGACGAACTACTGGTCGATGCTAACGGCCGGAGCTGGATTTCCTTCGACGATTTCGCGATCGCGTTCCTCGACGAATTCGAGCGCGGGGCGCATATCAAGCAGCGGTTCACCGTCGGTTACTGA
- a CDS encoding DUF3331 domain-containing protein, whose product MTAFSKRADPWSQTVHQLETIPVESGRTAPSQKTARAESAFLERLTRDWNRTHPRESNDRLPFPQAIVRVIERPSSATALVYWSDPGTCHYGYQGWRATTASGDGVCSLSGMPIHRGDQVYRPSQRDPKPQNASAMILAAAMPKTEEVEADVHG is encoded by the coding sequence ATGACAGCTTTTTCGAAAAGAGCGGACCCGTGGTCACAGACCGTCCACCAACTTGAAACGATCCCCGTCGAGTCGGGCCGCACCGCGCCGTCGCAGAAGACGGCTCGGGCCGAAAGCGCGTTCCTCGAACGCCTGACCCGCGACTGGAATCGCACGCATCCGCGGGAGTCGAACGACCGCTTGCCTTTTCCGCAAGCCATCGTGCGCGTCATCGAGCGCCCGAGCAGCGCGACCGCGCTCGTTTATTGGTCCGACCCGGGAACGTGCCATTACGGCTATCAGGGCTGGCGCGCCACCACCGCATCCGGCGACGGCGTGTGCTCGCTCTCGGGCATGCCGATCCATCGCGGGGACCAGGTTTATCGGCCGTCGCAGCGCGATCCGAAGCCCCAGAACGCATCGGCGATGATTCTCGCCGCCGCGATGCCCAAGACCGAGGAAGTCGAAGCCGACGTCCACGGCTGA
- a CDS encoding DUF4148 domain-containing protein: MKNYLVASVSLAAISAVISSTAFAEGGQGIGRAGTYLTQTTSSTSEAPKTRAQVRAELAAAYSDGSLPALNRNSYPSRSMWGDAVAAQAEARNRGIVEYANGSPVRNNLVAR; encoded by the coding sequence ATGAAGAACTATCTCGTCGCGAGTGTCTCGCTTGCCGCTATCTCTGCCGTCATTTCGAGCACGGCTTTCGCTGAAGGCGGTCAAGGCATCGGCCGCGCGGGGACGTATCTGACTCAGACAACGTCGAGCACGAGCGAAGCACCGAAGACTCGCGCGCAGGTCCGCGCGGAACTTGCAGCGGCTTACTCCGACGGCTCACTGCCGGCGTTGAATCGCAATAGCTATCCGTCGCGCAGCATGTGGGGCGATGCGGTCGCCGCCCAAGCGGAAGCGCGCAATCGCGGGATCGTCGAGTATGCGAATGGCTCGCCGGTGCGAAACAATCTCGTCGCGCGTTGA
- a CDS encoding LysR family transcriptional regulator, translating to MDRLQAMQVFTRVVDTNSFSRAADTLNLPRASVTTIIQNLEAFLNVRLLQRTTRRLNLTPDGAAYYERCVRILADIEEAESTFSNNGKGPHGKLRVDMPGAIGRLIVMPQLCDFHTRYPDIELMMGFGDKPVDLIQEGVDCVIRVGTLQDSSLVARRIGVFQGVTVASPQYLERHGTPHTLDDLQNHTAVNYFSSRTGRIMDMDFVVDGETIEVKMRGMIAVNDAEAYLSCGLKGVGIVQIARFMALPYLRSGELVEVLPQWNPLPMPISAVYPHNRHLSPKVRVFVDWVAELFERCPLLQGQKDAEDRCLPTSTASPMIVRHGTPEVAGTADVVV from the coding sequence ATGGATCGGCTACAAGCAATGCAGGTCTTTACCCGCGTCGTCGACACGAACAGCTTTTCGCGGGCGGCGGATACGCTCAATCTGCCGCGCGCATCCGTGACGACGATCATTCAAAACCTCGAAGCGTTTCTCAACGTGCGTCTGCTTCAGCGCACGACGCGCAGGCTCAATCTCACACCGGACGGCGCGGCTTATTACGAGCGTTGCGTGCGCATTCTCGCGGATATCGAAGAAGCGGAGAGCACGTTCTCGAACAACGGCAAAGGCCCGCACGGCAAGCTGCGCGTGGACATGCCGGGCGCAATCGGGCGTCTGATCGTGATGCCTCAGCTATGCGATTTCCACACGCGCTATCCGGATATCGAACTGATGATGGGCTTCGGCGACAAGCCCGTCGATCTGATTCAGGAAGGCGTCGATTGCGTGATTCGCGTGGGCACGCTGCAGGATTCGAGTCTCGTCGCGCGGCGCATCGGCGTGTTCCAGGGCGTGACGGTAGCGAGTCCGCAATATCTGGAGCGTCACGGCACGCCGCACACGCTCGACGATTTGCAGAACCACACTGCAGTGAATTATTTTTCGAGCCGCACGGGCCGCATCATGGATATGGATTTCGTCGTGGACGGTGAAACCATCGAAGTGAAGATGCGCGGCATGATCGCGGTGAACGACGCCGAAGCGTACTTGAGCTGCGGGCTGAAGGGCGTCGGCATCGTGCAGATCGCGCGTTTCATGGCGCTGCCCTACTTGCGTTCAGGCGAACTCGTCGAAGTCCTGCCGCAATGGAATCCGCTGCCGATGCCTATTTCCGCGGTCTATCCGCACAACCGGCATTTGTCGCCGAAAGTGCGCGTCTTCGTGGACTGGGTCGCCGAGCTATTCGAACGCTGCCCGCTGCTGCAAGGACAGAAGGATGCGGAAGATCGTTGCCTGCCGACGAGCACCGCATCGCCGATGATCGTGCGTCATGGCACGCCCGAAGTGGCAGGCACGGCAGACGTCGTCGTTTAA